A stretch of DNA from Cellulomonas xiejunii:
GGGCGACGGGCAGCACCGCCGGCCTGGACACCCTGGGCGGGTCGATCGAGCGGCTGGGACGGGAACGCCACCCGGGGCTGCTCGCGGCGAACGCGGTTGCGCTCGTGCTGAAGATCCTGGGCGGGGTCCTGGCCCTCGCGCTGGTGCAGCCGTGGGGTGAGCGGCTGCCGCGCCGCCCTCTGTTGGTGCTCGGTTGGTCCGGGTCCGCGGTGCTCGTGCTCTACGGGACGCTGCAGGTGACGACGCTCGCGCTCGTCGCCGCGGGTCTCGTCGTCCCCGACGAGGTGCTGTCGGACCGGGCGCTGCGGTGGCGCCTGCTGCTGTGGGAGCCCTGGTTCCTGGTGTGGGGACTGCTGCTGGCCGGGGCGACGCTGCGCAGCCAGCGCCTGCGCCCGGCCTGACGAGGACTCACGACGCCGACTGCTCGGGCACCTGCCCGGCGGACGGGTCCCGGCGCCGCAGCTCCCGCCGGCCGCGCGCCAGCTCGGTCTCCAGCGCGTCGAGCGGCTGCGCGAACGGGTCGAGGAACGCGGCGAGCCAGTCCTCGACGACGCTCAGCGTCCGCGGCTCGACCCGGTAGAGCCGCCGCGGCCCGTCGGCACGCACCGCGACCACACCGGCCTCGCGCAGGACCCGCAGGTGCTGGGACGTCGCGGGCTGCGAGATGCCGAACTCGTCGTGCGCCGCGGCGACGAGCTCACCAGCGGCACGCTCGGTGCCGGCGAGGTGCTCGAGGAGCCGGCGGCGCACGGGTTCCGCGAGCGCGGCCAGGACGAGGTCGACGTGTGGCGTGCTCACGCCTCGGGTGCCGCCGTGCCCGTGTAGAACGCGAAGGTCCGCTGCCCGGCCGCCTCGGCGGAGGCGGGTTCGCGTCCGTCGGCGGCGTCGGCCTGTGCCCACCCGGAGGTGGCACGCGCGACGAACGCCTGCCCCTCGGGTGTCGTCGGCCACTCCTGGCCCACCTCCTGCGCGATCGCCCCGCCCGTGGCCAGGTGCGCGGCCAGCCCCCACAGCGCGAGGTCCCACCCGACACCCACCGCCCCGGGGCCGAACTGCTCCCAGAACTGCGGGTCGACGTGCGCCTCGTGCCGCAGCGTCAGCTCGGTGCCGCCGTCGGCCGGGGCGAGCAGGACCTCGACCCAGCTGACCTGGTCCCCCATCTCCCACGTGAGCGCGAACCGCTCGGGCTGCCGGCACTCCTCGACGACGCCGCCGGCGTTGCCCTCCACCTGGTAGCGGCCGCCCTCGCGCAGGTCGCCGGTGACCGGCGCAAACCAGCGCGGCAGCCGCTGCGGGTCGGTGAGCGCGTCCCACACGTCGCCCGGGGCGGCGCGGTAGAGGCGGCGGGCGACCGCGATCTTCGTGGGGGCGCCCCCGCGCTCGCCGCGGTGCAGCTCCCGCGCGACCAGGCCCGCCTGCTCCAGTGCGTCGATGCCGGTCATGGCTCTCCCGTCCGCCCCGCGGCGCAGGTACATAAGTTGGTACTTATACGGTAGCTCCGTCGGGCGCCGCCGTCCAGGCCCCGACGCCGCTCGTCGCACAGCGGCACGTCGCGCCGCACCACCGCTCGGGTTTTCCCTAGCAGGCACCCCCTCGCGCCCGCCCGGCGTCGCACCCTCGATGCTGACGCCCTCACCAGGGCGCGGCGGGCGGGACCGTCTCCCGCCGACCCGGGCGGGGACGGTCCCGCCGGTATGAGGAGGGAACAACCCATGAACAAGAGGACCAAGGCCCTCGTCGCGGGTGGCGCCGGTGCGGTGATCCTGCTCGGCACGGCGGGCACCTTCGCGCTGTGGAGCGACACGGAGACCGTTCCCGGCGCCGTCGTGACGGGCGGGAAGCTCGCGCTGACGGCGGAGCAGCCCGGCGTCGAGTGGAAGGCGTACAACATCGACACCAACGCATTCATCGCCGACGAGGACAACAAGATCGATCTCGTGGCGGGTGTCAAGCTCGTCGGCACCACGACGATCACCCCGGAGCTCAAGGGTGAGTACCTGAAGGCTGAACTCACCACGAAGACCGGCGAACCGGTCCCGACGTGGCTCAACGTGGAGTGGAAGGTCGGTGACGACGTCCTGACCGCGGCCACCTCGGCTGAGAGCCCCGGCTCCCCCTCGGTCGTGCTCACTCCCGCGACTGTCGGCGCCAACGAGACCCTGACGGTGAGCATCCGCCTGGCGGACCAGGACGGGGACGTCGACGAGGCCGGGGACTTCGACGGGGCCGACCTCACGGGCGAGTCGTGGAGCCCTGAGAACTTCACCGTGACCCTCAAGCAGCTCCCGCCGTCCCAGGCCCAGAGCTGACGACGCGCGCCCAGGGCTGACCCCCTGTGCCGCACCCTCGCCTCCGGACCGCTCGACCAGAGCGGTCCGGAGGCGAGACCGCATGACCCGACCTCGACCTCGACCTCACAGGAGACGACATGTCCCGCACGCGCAGGATGGCGACCGCAGTGGCCGCCACACTGGCCGCCGTCCTGGGTGTCGGCGTGATGACCGCGCCGGTCGGCGCGACTACCGCCCTGTGGCAGGACCAGGTCACGATCCCCGGCGTGACCATCGTCGCCGGACCGACGTCCGAGCCGACGCCCGACGAGCCACCGATCGAGATCGTCGATCCGAATAAGTATCCCGACCGCGTGCATCTTCCGTCGGGCTCAGCCCTGACGTTCGATTACACCCTCAAGATCAACCTGAACCAGTACCCGCTGCCGCTCGTCCTGGAGATGGGCCACGGATGGGGGCGGATGGTGTCCGAGGGTTCGCCGAGCATCAATGGCGACCAGGGCAACAAGTACTGGGTGCCACAGTTCAATAGTGAGGGTGAAGTCATCGGGAAGTCAGAACGCGATTTCAGTTTAGGCGAGGCGGATATCCCGGGCGGCACCAGCCGGTCGCTGCACTACTTTCACCGCGGCGAGCACCCCAACTGGGGCAAAGGAGTGCAGTTTTCGGAGGTCCCTGAGGGCGTGAACGAAATCGAGGTCGACATCCGTTTCAAAGTGGAGAACTACTACTCGGACAAGCGCTTCGAGATCTGGGACGGCAGCGGTTTCGCTCGCCTCTACAACCCCGGGCCCGACGAGGACACACCCCTCACCGAGCCCGCGCTGTTCAAGATGGACTACAAGCTGCCCGCCCTCTGCAATGGCGGCGCAGGCGTAGAGGGTTGCGATCCGCCCGCTCCCACGGCCCCGCCCGAGTGGTCGCAGCCCGAGGACGACCAGGCCACCCCCGCCCCGGTCCCCGACCCGACCAGCAGCCCCGACCCCACGTCCGACGACGTCGCCACCACGCGCGACGAGGACCTCGAGGCGAGCCCATGACCACGGACCAGGTACCGGCGGCCGTCCCCACCGCCGGCACCGCCCCGGTCGACGCCCCGCGCGGTGCGCGGGACGTCGGCTCGGTGCTCCTCACCGCGGCGATGGTCGTGCTCCTCCTCCTCGCGGCTGTCGTCACGGTGGTTCCCCGCCTGATCGGCGCGGTGCCGCTGACGGTGCTCTCCGGCTCGATGGAACCGACCATCTCCGCCGGCGACCTCGTGGTGGTGCGGCCGACCGACCCGGCCGACCTGCGCATCGGGGACGTCGTCACCGTCCAGCCCGTGTCGGACGACCCCACCCTGGTCACCCACCGCATCATCGGCGTCACGCACGGCAGCGACGGGATCGCGGGCTTCGTCACCCAGGGCGACGCCAACGAGCACCCCGACGAGCCGGTCGTCCCCGAGCAGGTCATGGGCCGGGTCGTGTACACCGTGCCGCTGGTCGGTCACGTCACGCACGGGACGTGGGGCCCGTACGTCGCGACCGCGGTGGGCGTCGGGCTCGTCGTGTACGGCGTCGTCACGTTCGCCCTCCCGCGCCGCGACCGCGATGAGGTACCCGGTGCCGCCCGCCCGTAGGCGGGTGTGGCACGCGGTGCGGACGACGGTCGCGACGGCGGCCCTCGTGGCAGCCGCCGTGCTGCTGGTCATGGGCCTGACGACCGGCGGCAGCACGGCGACGCTGCCCGACCTCGACGGGCGACCCGTCGTCGTCGAGGAGACGCCGGACGCCGCGGGCGCCGACCTGCGCAGCACCGGCGGCCGCTTCGTCGTACCCGCGCACGGCCTCGACGTGCCCCTCGTCGAGATGACGGTCACCGGCGGGACGCTCAACCCGCCCACGTTCACCGACGCGTTCGTGCTGCGCGACCCGGACCGCGTGACGCCGCAGGGCACCCGGCCGCTGGTCGTGGCGCTGCACGCCGTGCGCGCCGGGCGCGCACCCGGCAACGCGTTCTTCGAGCCGGGCTCGCCCGACCCGGCCGTGCTCGTGCAGCCGGGGGCCGAGCTCGTCGTCGACGGCGTGACGTACCGCGTCGAGCGCACGGAGGTGCTCGCCAAGGCGCAGGCCGCGCGGTCCCAGGACATCTGGGGAGCCCTGCCCGACGGCGGCGACCGGCTCGTCGTCATCACGTGCCTGCAGCGCAGCGACGCGACCGGGCACGCCGCCGAGAACCTGGTGCTGCACGCCGTCCGGGCCTGAGCGCAAGCCGCCCCGGGGCACGCCGCGCCGCCGCACGGCCCCGGTGCCACGATGAGGCGTGACCGACCACCCGCCGCAGGTCGATCGTGGTGCCACGGACGCGGACGAGCGGGGCCTGCTCGCCCGGCTCGTCGTGCTGGGCATCACGATGCTCGCCGTGAGCTCCGCCGTGGACGTCCTGCCCTGGACGATCGACGACATCACGTCGCTCGGACGCGGCGAAGCGGTGCGTCCCGACGAGAGGACCTCGCTGCCGATCCTGGGCCTGGCCTTCGGTGCCATGACGCTGGCCGGTGCCGTCGCCGGGGCCGTCCTGCAGCGGGTGCCGGTGCTGCGCCGGCCGGTGTGGCAGCGGGTCGTGCTGGCCGTGGCGCTCGGCGCGATGATCGGCCTGGCCCGCATCGGTGCCGTGGCCCTCGCGCTGCCCGACGGCGTGCCACGGGTGTTCGGGGTGGCCGAGGCCGTCGTGGGGTCGAGCCAGGCTGCCGTCATCATCGGCGCCGCGATGTACGTCGTCGGCACCCGACGTCGGATCCGCGCCGAGGAGCGTCTGCGGATCCGCGAGGCGCTGCGAGCCGAGCGCGCCCGCCGGCAGCTCGAGCAGGAGGAGCTGCGGGTTCGGCGCGAGGTCTCGCACCGGCTGCACGGCGGGCTGCAGCAGCGCATGATCCTGGTCAACCGCGAGATCGAGGAGATCCGCGACGAGCTCGCGCGCGCCGGCGAGGCGGACCTGGCCCGGTCCCTGACGGAGCTGTCGGGGACCCTGGACGACATCCGCGAGTCCGAGGTGCGTGCCGTCGCGCACCAGCTCTACCCGCTGGCGGCCGACGTCGACCTGCCGTCGGCGCTCCTGCTCGCCGCCGACCGCCTGCCACCGTCGGTCCACCTGCACGTGACGTACGACCCCGGCGCCGAGCAGCTGTACGTCGGGCAGCGCCTGCCGGCAACGGACCGCATGCTGCTGTACCTGATCATCGAGGAGGGCATCGCCAACGCCGTGCGCCACGGGGACGCCGAGAACATCTGGGTCACCCTGGGCACGGACGGCGACGCTGGGCCGCACGAACCCGGCGCCGCCCGGGTCCGCGTCGACGACGACGGGTCCGGCCTGCCCGACGACCCGCCCCCCCTCTCTGGCCTGGCCGCGCTGCGAGCACGGATGCTCGCGCGGGACGGCGACCTCACGCTCCTGCCCGGACCCCGCGGGGGGGTGCGGCTGACGGCGAGCCTGCCGCTCGCGGTCCGGGTCGACGACGGGAGGACGGCATGAGCACCGGCGGCCGCCCGCTGCGCGTGGCCGTCGTGGAGGACGAGGCGATGCTGCGCGGCCTCCTCCAGGCGCTCCTGGCCGGGCAGCCGGGCATCGACGTCGTGGCCACCGCGGCCGGGCACGAGGAGGCGCTGCGGGAGGTGCGTCCGGGCGAGGTGGACGTCGCGGTGCTCGACATCGACCTCGGCGACGGCAACGGGATCGCCCTGGGCCGGTCGCTGCAGCAGCGGGACCCGCGGCTGCGGATCCTGCTCATCTCCAACTACAACATGCTCGCGCTGGTGCGCTCGATCAGCGCGGACGCACCCACGCCGTGGAGCTACCTGTCGAAGCGCTCGTCCGCCCAGCCGGGAGAGCTGGTGCGGGTTCTCGCGGCCGTCGCGCGCGGGCAGGTCGTGATCGACCCCGCGCTGGTCGACCGGTCCGTCGCGATGGTGGACACGCCGCTGGCACGGCTGTCCGCCGCGCAGTTCCGCGTGCTGCAGCTCGTCGCGCAGGGCCAGAGCAACGACACCGTCGCGCAGGCGCTCGACATCTCACCGAAGGCGGTCGAGGCGCACCTGAGCCACATCTACAAGCTGCTCGACCTGCCGCCCGGGGCGAACAACCGCGTCGCCGCGGTGCTGGCCTTCCTGCAGCAGTCCGTGCGCCCGGAGCCCTGACCGGCGGTCGGGTTTTCCCTAGCGCCGGTCCGGCAGCACGCCCCCGACGCGCGACCGTGGGGGGACACGTCCGCGGGCGTGCCCGCAGGAGTCCGAGGAGGCGCGGAGCATGAACAGGCGTCGAGCCCTGGCCGCGACGGCCGTGGCTGCGCTCGTGCTCACCGTCCCGGTGGGGTGCGCCCGGGACGACATCCCACCGGGCGTGCTGCCGGCGACACTGCCGACGGCGACGCCGACGACGCCAGCCCCGGACCAGGACACGTCAGGGAGCGCGCCCGCCATCCCCCAGCCCGACCCGACGGCGGGCGTGACGACCGACCAGCAGCAGCAGACCAGCTCCGGGTCGCTGTTCGGCACCCGGACCATCGCCCCGGGCTTCGACGAGACCCGCGAGTGGGTCGTGCGCAACGACGGCTCCGTGCCCGCCGAGCTCGTCGTGTCGGTCGTCGAGGCCCGGATGCACACGGAGCCCCGGGACGACTTCTACGACGACCTCACGGTCAACGGCATCCCCGCCTCCCGCCTCGCCGGGCGGGACACCGCGATCCACACCGAGCTGCTCGCACCGGGCGCGTCCGCCGTGGTCCCCGTCCGGCTGACGTTCGCCACGGCGAGCACGAGCGGGAACGCGGCCGTGGTCGGCGAGGAGACGTTCAGCTTCGGGCTGCGCGCCGACCTCACGGACGCCTCGGAGCGGAGCGACGTCCTCACGCAGGGCGACGTCAGGGGCCCGCTCGCGCAGACCGGTGGCCTGGCCCGCACGGCCGGGCCCTGGCTGGTCCTCGCCGCCGGGGCGCTGGCCCTCGCCTGGGCGGTGGCCGACCGGCGCCGGGGCGAGCCGACGGGCTGACGACGCGCTGACGCGGCGCCCGCCACGGGTCGGAGGCGTCCGGTACCGCGTCCGGTACCGGACGGGGCTACCCGCCGCCCCCTCGACCCGTCGCCCCGCACCCGGCACGCTGGGTAGGTGCTCCTGCCGCCGAAGGTCGCCGCGGATGTCGCCGACGGCTCGGTGACGCTCGCGTTCCGCCGCTGGCAGCGCCCCGACGTGCGCCCCGGCAGCCGGTTCCGCACACCGGCGGGCGTCGTCGAGGTCACGTCCGTCGACGTCGTCGACCCCGGGACGCTCACGGACGCCGACGCGCACGCCGCCGGGCTCCCGGACGCGGCGGCACTGCTGCGCCTGCTCGACCCGGAGGCCGTCGCGCAGCGGCGCCGCACCGGGCGGTACGGCCGCACGCCCGTCGCCGACGCCGCGGCGACCGGCACGACGGCAGCCGACACGACGGCGGCGGACGTGACGGCGACCGGCACGACGGCAGCCGACACGACGGCGGCGGACGTGACCGGCTGGCCCGTGTACCGCGTCGGGCTCGCGTGGGCCGGGCCGGACCCCCGCGTGGCGCTGCGCGACGACACCGACCTGACCGACGCCGACGTCGCCGCGATCGACGCGCGCCTCGACCGGCTCGACGGCGCATCCAGCCACGGCCCGTGGACGGCGGCCACGCTCGACGTCATCCGCCGCCGCCCGCACGTCCGCGCCCCCGACCTGGCCGCCGAGCTGGGCCGCGAGCGCGACCCGTTCAAGCTCGACGTCCGCAAGTTCAAGGCCCTGGGCCTGACGCAGAGCTTCGACGTCGGCTACGCCCTGAGCCCCCGCGGCGAGGCGTACCGGGCCCGCACCCGCCGCCGGTGAGCCCCACCGTCGCCGAGGGACCAAAAGTGGTCACATCCGAGGGCGCGACAGTGCTCGCACGGGTGCAGATCTGACCACTTTCCGGCCGCAGGGCGCTGCGACGTCCGTGCTCCGGCGCCATCCCTGGCCGCGTACGGCGGGGTGTTCGTCGCCGGGTCGCTGCTGTGGGGCATGGTCGTCGACGGGTTCCGGCCGGACCGGTGGGACGTGACGGGTGCGCTCGTGTGCCTCGTCGGCGTCGCGGTCATCATGTACGCGCCGCGCGCCGCGCGCCGCCTGAGCCGACCGCCTGAGCGTCGTCCGGCCGGTTCCAGGCCCACGACCTGCAGCGTCGCTCGCACCCGGGACGCTCGTCACGTTGTGTCCCGCCCCTGCGCCCTGGAGACTTGCGCCCACACGGTCGGCTCCCGCCGGTCACGGGCACCGGAGGCGGCATGACACGGACCAGGGCGAAGCGGGTCGGGATCCTCACGGCGGGCGGCGACAGCCCTGGCCTGAACGCCGCCATCCGGGGCTTCGGCAAGACGGCGATCGCGCACCACGGCATGGAGCTGTTCGGATTCCGCGACGGCGTCACCGGCCTGGTCGAGAACCGCTACGTCGAGCTCGACGGCAAGGCCCTGTCGGGGATCCTGACGATCGGCGGGACGATCCTCGGCACGAGCCGCGACAAGGTGCACCGCTACTCGGTCGACGGCGGCGAGCCGCAGGACATGGTGCCGGTGGTGGCCGAGAACTACCGCGAGCTGGGGCTCGACGCCCTGGTCATGCTGGGTGGCGGCGGGACGGCCAAGAACGCGATGCGCCTGGTCGACGCAGGGCTGAACGTCATCCACCTGCCCAAGACGATCGACAACGACATCGCGGAGACGGACACGACGTTCGGGTTCGCGACGGCCACCGAGATCGCGACCGAGGCCGTGGACCGGGTGCACTCCACGGCGCACAGCCACCACCGGATCATCCTCACGGAGATCATGGGCCACCGGGCGGGCTGGCTGACGCTCGCGGCGGGCATCGCCGGCGGCGCCGACATCATCCTGCTCCCGGAGATCCCGTACACGATCGACGCGGTCGCCGACACGATCCGGCGGCGCACGTCCCGCGGCTCGTCGTTCTCCGTGGTGGCCGTCGCGGAGGGCGCTCGCGACGTCGAGGACACGGCCGACTACGAGGCGGCGCAGCTGCTCGTGAAGTCGTCCAAGACCCCCGAGGCGCGGCGTGCGGCCAAGAAGCACCTCGCCAACGTCGAGGACGCCCAGCGCGAGCACACGTTCAAGCTCGCGCGCGAGCTCGAGGCCGCCACCGGCCTGGAGACGCGCGTGACGATCCTCGGGTACGTGCAGCGCGGCGGGACGCCGTGCGCGGCGGACCGGCTGCTCGCGACACGCCTGGGGGCGGCTGCGGCCAACCTCGTCGACCGCGGCGAGTTCGGCGTGATGGTCGCCGCCCGCGGCGACGAGGCCGTGCCGGTGCCGCTGAGCGAGGTGGCGGGCAAGGTCAAGCTCGTCCCGCCGGACCACGCGTGGATCCAGGCGGCGCGTCAGGTCGGCACGGGCCTGGGCGACTGAGGGGGCCCCTCGTCTGGCGCACCCCGACCGTCCGGCGCAAGGTGGGCGTGGGCCCGCGACGCGGGTGCGGACGACGGGGGGACGACATGTGCCGGTGGCTGGCGTACTCCGGGGAGCCGGTGACGCTCGACGACCTGCTCTACCGGCCGACCAACTCGCTGGTCCTGCAGAGCCTGCACAGCCACCTGGGGGCGGAGCCGACCAACGCGGACGGCTTCGGCGTCGGGTGGTACGACGGTCACGTGCCGGAGCCCGGCGTCTTCCGCAGCATCGAGCCGGCGTGGAACGACCGGAACCTGCGGGAGCTGGCGCGGCACGTGCGGTCCGACCTGGTGTTCGCGCACGTGCGCGCGGCGGGCGGCAGCCCCGTCCAGCAGACCAACTGCCACCCGTTCCGGCACGAGCGGTGGCTGTTCATGCACAACGGGACCGTCGACGGGTTCCCCGCGATCAAGCGGGACCTGCAGCTCGCGGTGGACCCGTCCCTGTTCCCGCAGATCGACGGCACGACCGACTCCGAGACGGTGTTCCACCTGGCGCTGACGTTCGGGCTCGCCGACGACCCGCCCGCAGCGATGGCCGCCGCCGTGGGCCTGGTCGAGCAGGCCGGGCGCCGCCACGGTGTGGAGTTCCCGTTCCAGGGCACGCTGGCCGCGACGGACGGCAACCGGATCTGGGCGGTCCGCTACTCCTCGGAGGGGCGCTCGCGCACGCTGTTCCGCAACGCCGACGTGTCCGCCCTGAAGGCGCACTACCCGGAGAACCTCGCGGTCCAGCACCTGTCGGACGACACCCGCCTGGTCGTCTCCGAGCCGCTCGAGGACCTGCGCGGCGCCTGGCTCGAGGTGCCGGAGGCGTCGTGCCTGGTCGTCGAGGGGATGGACGAGGAGCTGCGGCCGTTCGTGCCGCGGGCACCGACGGCCTGACCGTGCATCGGCGGGTGGGACGCGCCGGTAGCCTCGGGGGTCGGCCGTCGACCCGTCAGGAGGTGCCGTGAGCTGGTCCGCGAACGCGATCTGGTGGCACGTGTACCCGCTCGGGGCGGTCGGCGCACCGATCCGCACGCCGGACGACTCCCCCGAGCCCCACCGCCTGCGCAAGCTGCTCCCCTGGCTCGACCACGTGCAGCGCCTGGGCACCAACGGCCTGCTGCTCGGCCCGGTGTTCGCGTCGTCGTCGCACGGGTACGACACCACGGACCACTTCCGGGTCGACCCGCGTCTCGGGGACGACGACGACCTCGCCGCCCTGCTCGCCGCCGCGCACGAGCGCGGGCTGCGCGTGCTGCTCGACGGCGTGTTCAACCACGTCGGAGCCGAGCACCCGCTGGTCACCCAGGTGCTCGCCGAGGGACCCGACGGCCCGCGGGCCGGCTGGCTGCGCGTCGACTGGGAGCACCCGGACGGCCCGCGCACGGCCGACTTCGAGGGGCACCGCGCGCTCGTCGCCCTCAACCACGAGAGCCCCGAGGTCGCCGCGTACGTCGCCGACGTGATGACCCACTGGCTCGACCGCGGCGCGGACGGGTGGCGCCTGGACGCCGCGTACGCCGTACCGCCGGAGTTCTGGGCCCGCGTGCTGCCGAGGGTGCGCGAGCGGCACCCCGACGCGTGGGTCGTCGGCGAGGTCATCCACGGGGACTACGCG
This window harbors:
- a CDS encoding 6-phosphofructokinase, yielding MTRTRAKRVGILTAGGDSPGLNAAIRGFGKTAIAHHGMELFGFRDGVTGLVENRYVELDGKALSGILTIGGTILGTSRDKVHRYSVDGGEPQDMVPVVAENYRELGLDALVMLGGGGTAKNAMRLVDAGLNVIHLPKTIDNDIAETDTTFGFATATEIATEAVDRVHSTAHSHHRIILTEIMGHRAGWLTLAAGIAGGADIILLPEIPYTIDAVADTIRRRTSRGSSFSVVAVAEGARDVEDTADYEAAQLLVKSSKTPEARRAAKKHLANVEDAQREHTFKLARELEAATGLETRVTILGYVQRGGTPCAADRLLATRLGAAAANLVDRGEFGVMVAARGDEAVPVPLSEVAGKVKLVPPDHAWIQAARQVGTGLGD
- a CDS encoding SRPBCC family protein, which codes for MTGIDALEQAGLVARELHRGERGGAPTKIAVARRLYRAAPGDVWDALTDPQRLPRWFAPVTGDLREGGRYQVEGNAGGVVEECRQPERFALTWEMGDQVSWVEVLLAPADGGTELTLRHEAHVDPQFWEQFGPGAVGVGWDLALWGLAAHLATGGAIAQEVGQEWPTTPEGQAFVARATSGWAQADAADGREPASAEAAGQRTFAFYTGTAAPEA
- a CDS encoding ArsR/SmtB family transcription factor, whose protein sequence is MSTPHVDLVLAALAEPVRRRLLEHLAGTERAAGELVAAAHDEFGISQPATSQHLRVLREAGVVAVRADGPRRLYRVEPRTLSVVEDWLAAFLDPFAQPLDALETELARGRRELRRRDPSAGQVPEQSAS
- a CDS encoding DUF3995 domain-containing protein; translated protein: MRGRRGTQAWVPPAWVAWGAVVAAFAFAAVSLVWATGSTAGLDTLGGSIERLGRERHPGLLAANAVALVLKILGGVLALALVQPWGERLPRRPLLVLGWSGSAVLVLYGTLQVTTLALVAAGLVVPDEVLSDRALRWRLLLWEPWFLVWGLLLAGATLRSQRLRPA
- a CDS encoding alpha-amylase family protein, yielding MSWSANAIWWHVYPLGAVGAPIRTPDDSPEPHRLRKLLPWLDHVQRLGTNGLLLGPVFASSSHGYDTTDHFRVDPRLGDDDDLAALLAAAHERGLRVLLDGVFNHVGAEHPLVTQVLAEGPDGPRAGWLRVDWEHPDGPRTADFEGHRALVALNHESPEVAAYVADVMTHWLDRGADGWRLDAAYAVPPEFWARVLPRVRERHPDAWVVGEVIHGDYAQVVAASGMDSVTQYQLWKAVWSSLVDRNFWELDHALRRHDDLLATFVPQTFVGNHDVTRIATQVGPRAAVLALVVLMTVAGVPSVYYGDELGWTAPKEEREGGDDAVRPALPASPDDLGDDERQVLHVHQALIALRRQHPWLHAARTTADELTNTRYRFTSTSADGAHRLHVELDVTDEPRAVVRDADGQVLFTT
- a CDS encoding response regulator transcription factor — protein: MSTGGRPLRVAVVEDEAMLRGLLQALLAGQPGIDVVATAAGHEEALREVRPGEVDVAVLDIDLGDGNGIALGRSLQQRDPRLRILLISNYNMLALVRSISADAPTPWSYLSKRSSAQPGELVRVLAAVARGQVVIDPALVDRSVAMVDTPLARLSAAQFRVLQLVAQGQSNDTVAQALDISPKAVEAHLSHIYKLLDLPPGANNRVAAVLAFLQQSVRPEP
- a CDS encoding sensor histidine kinase, coding for MTDHPPQVDRGATDADERGLLARLVVLGITMLAVSSAVDVLPWTIDDITSLGRGEAVRPDERTSLPILGLAFGAMTLAGAVAGAVLQRVPVLRRPVWQRVVLAVALGAMIGLARIGAVALALPDGVPRVFGVAEAVVGSSQAAVIIGAAMYVVGTRRRIRAEERLRIREALRAERARRQLEQEELRVRREVSHRLHGGLQQRMILVNREIEEIRDELARAGEADLARSLTELSGTLDDIRESEVRAVAHQLYPLAADVDLPSALLLAADRLPPSVHLHVTYDPGAEQLYVGQRLPATDRMLLYLIIEEGIANAVRHGDAENIWVTLGTDGDAGPHEPGAARVRVDDDGSGLPDDPPPLSGLAALRARMLARDGDLTLLPGPRGGVRLTASLPLAVRVDDGRTA
- a CDS encoding class II glutamine amidotransferase, whose protein sequence is MCRWLAYSGEPVTLDDLLYRPTNSLVLQSLHSHLGAEPTNADGFGVGWYDGHVPEPGVFRSIEPAWNDRNLRELARHVRSDLVFAHVRAAGGSPVQQTNCHPFRHERWLFMHNGTVDGFPAIKRDLQLAVDPSLFPQIDGTTDSETVFHLALTFGLADDPPAAMAAAVGLVEQAGRRHGVEFPFQGTLAATDGNRIWAVRYSSEGRSRTLFRNADVSALKAHYPENLAVQHLSDDTRLVVSEPLEDLRGAWLEVPEASCLVVEGMDEELRPFVPRAPTA
- a CDS encoding alternate-type signal peptide domain-containing protein, with the translated sequence MNKRTKALVAGGAGAVILLGTAGTFALWSDTETVPGAVVTGGKLALTAEQPGVEWKAYNIDTNAFIADEDNKIDLVAGVKLVGTTTITPELKGEYLKAELTTKTGEPVPTWLNVEWKVGDDVLTAATSAESPGSPSVVLTPATVGANETLTVSIRLADQDGDVDEAGDFDGADLTGESWSPENFTVTLKQLPPSQAQS
- a CDS encoding signal peptidase I encodes the protein MTTDQVPAAVPTAGTAPVDAPRGARDVGSVLLTAAMVVLLLLAAVVTVVPRLIGAVPLTVLSGSMEPTISAGDLVVVRPTDPADLRIGDVVTVQPVSDDPTLVTHRIIGVTHGSDGIAGFVTQGDANEHPDEPVVPEQVMGRVVYTVPLVGHVTHGTWGPYVATAVGVGLVVYGVVTFALPRRDRDEVPGAARP